The window AATGAGCGTAACATTGGTGTACTACTTTTTGATTGTTTGGGGTAAGAATTACATCTTCTTACCCCTTTTTTATAACCTGAATCTGTCATTCAACACTTCTGCAAAAGCTTGTGAACACAAACTTGTGAACTTGATCTTGAATAGTCAAAAGATTGCGCGATTAGCTTGCGCGATCGATTCGTCTATTCTTTGAAATTTGAAACTGCTCCCCCCATTGGTCGGGAGCCAGTTTCGCTTGCCCATTAACCCTAGTCAGGACTCAACCCAATGACAGCCTTGAATAGCTTGTTTGATGAATCTTTTTATCTGGCAGCCTATCCCGACGTGGCAGCGGCCGTTCGCAATCGTCAACAGGTCAGCGGTTTGCAACATTTCCTGAATTCAGGGATGCGGGAAGGGCGCACAGCCATCAGCCGGTTCTATAGCCAACCCGATCGGGAGTTGGCCTATCGTCAAGCCTATCCCGACGTGGATGCAGCCATTCGATCGGGTGGTTTGGCCTCCAGTTTGCAGCACTATTTCCAGTCAGGAGAATCGGAAGGCCGCAGCCTGTTTCCCCGCGCATTTGATGAGCAGTGGTATCGCAAACGGTTCTCGGATGTGAACAACGCTGTCGCCCAAAAAACCTTTACTTCCGGATTAGAACATTACGTGCGGTTTGGGCGGGGCGAACAGCGTGCCCCCTCAACCTTTTTTGACTTTGACTATTTTCAAGCCTATCCCGATGTGAAAGCAGCCAGGGACAACGGCGCAGCGTTTTTATCCGGCTGGGATCACTTCAATCAATCGGGCCGCATTGAAGGGCGAGTGGCCACATTTTCGGGAACCAAAGGTAATGATTTGGTGGTGGGCAATGGGGCCCTCGATACGCTCACGGGGGTAGAAATGGATGCGGGACGATGCTTTGCGGGTGGCACGTTAACCGGTGGACAATGCCGAGAATATCTCTCCTTAGGAGCCAATGAACTGGATACATTGACGGGCGGGCCCGGTGTGGATGCCTTTGAAGTGGGCCGCCAACTCACCACCCGATTTGGCATCAACTACAGCCCCTTTTACACCGCTGCTGGCAATTCAGATTTTGTGCGCATTCAGAATTTTGAACCGGGCAAGGATCGCTTAATTTTAGGAACTAAGCAGGGAGATCCTGGCTTTAATGTGTCAGGCACTGAATTTGTCAGCGCTCCGGATGGTGTTTATGTTTATGCCCGGTCTCCGTTTCTGACGGGTGGGGCTGACCTGATGGCGATCGTGGCAGGGGTTGATCTGGATGCTAGCGATGTGTTGGTCAGCACCACTTTCTTGGGTAGCTAGTTTGGAGAGCGGCTAGTTCGGGCTACCACTATCCTTGCAATTTCCTGGTTTCTTTTGGTCACTGGTTCCTCAGCGCTGATCGGGATTGAGTTCGGCCAGGCGATCGAGCAGGGGCTTGGTCATCCAGTTCAAGCCCACCTTAATTTGATGTTCTAGGGTGGGCATTCGGTACAAATACACCAGTCGCCGCAGGGCATAGGCCAGGGGCCCATCCAATTGCACCCCCAGGCCAGTGAGGGTGGCGCTGGTGTTGCCGAGGGCCAACATTTCGCCCAAATGCTGATATCGGAACGGCAGCAGGGGCCGATCGCACAAGGAAGCCCAAAGATTCCAACCCACATAGTCCCCCGCTTGCAGGGCCGCTTGGCCGGTGCTGGGCACGGGACTGCCTTGGGGATCGTTGGCATCGCGCATTTCGGCAATGTCCCCGAGGGCGAAAATTTCGGGATGGTCGATCGCCTGGAGGGTGGGTTCCACCAACAGTTGATCGCGACCATTTTTGGGCAGGGGCAACCCTCGAACCAGCTCAGGCACTCGATTCCCCACCGTCCAAATGGTCAGCTCCACGGGAATATCTTCTAGGCGGCCGCGATAGTCGAGCATGATGCGATCGGGGCCGATGTCGCGCACGCTGGTTTCCCAATCAATCCAAATACCGCGCTGTTCTAAGGCCTTGTCAGCCGCTTGGCGGTTAAAGTTGGGCGAATTGCGCAGAATTTGATCGCTTTGTTCAATCAGCCGCAACCGTCCTCGATCCTGAAGCCGATCGGCAAGTTTGCAAGCCAGTTCCACACCGCTGTAGCCGCCACCAACGACCGCCACTCGAATTTTGTCGCGATCGGTTGCTTCCAGGGCCCGCAGCCGATCTTCCAACCGATAGGCATCGGCGATCGACCGGAAGGGCAGGGCATGTTCCGCCGCGCCGGGGATCCAGTCCATCGGCGTTTCGCAGCCCAGGGCCAACACCAACCGATCGTAGGTCAAGGTTTGTGGTTGGCCGAAGACAGGGCTGAGGCTCACCTGCCGCTGTTGAAGGTCGATCGCCTCCACGGTTCCTTGCACAAACCGCACTTGGGTTCCGGCCAGCAACTCTGCAAAGGGCGGGGCCACCTCCCAAGATTGCAGCTCGCCGGTCATCAGCTCATACAGCAAGGGCAAAAACACGAATCGATCGCCCCGATCGGCCAACAGAATTTCCGGGCGATGATCCCCCCAATCCAAGCGATCAAGGCGGAGGGCCGCATACAAACCCCCAAAGCCCCCTCCCAAAATCACAATCCGTGGGCTAGTGCTGTGAGCGGTCATAGGCTGGCGAGAAATAGAACTTGAAAGCAAATAATCGATCAGCCCAAGGGCGCGATCGAGCCGGGCCATCCACAGCCCCCAACCCCTTCAGTGTAGAAAAGCTGTGGTCTTTTTGGGCGGTTCGCAGATCATTCGCCGTGCATTCGCAAATTACTCACCGTGCATTCGCAGATTATTCGCAGCCCATTCGTAGTGCGTTCGTAGCCCATTCGCCAAGCCAACGCCAGCCGATCGCCACAGCATCGTCAAACGGAGTTGCCATCCTGAAGGAGTTCAGCGCCTCAACACCCCTTAGCGCCTCAACACCATCAGCGCTCCAACACCATGCAGAAACTCCCTTCTCTCCAATTTTCGGGTCAACTGTTTTCGGCGGAAGCCCTGTTTCAGTGGATCGATCGCCTGTCCGATCGCCTGGGGCTGAGCCAGCCGCCCGTGGTCACCCGCGAACAGTTGCAAGCCTGCCCGCCCCAGAGCCTCGGCCGGGAATGGATTGAGTTAGTCACCCGCAATGGCTATCCCTTGCTCACCAGCGGCCCCCGTCGCAAGCAATTGCATGATGCGATCCATGTGCTGACCGGCTATGACACCGACGATTGGGGAGAATTGGAAGTGCAAGCGTTTCTGTTGGGCTGCAAATTCCGCCATCTCCATCTGCCGATCGTGGCGGGTCTGTTACGGCGATTGGGGCGATCGGGACAACTTACCGGCCCATGGCGCGATCGAGTCCGTGCGGCCTATCGTCGCGGCCAAGCGGCCGCCGACACCTTCGATCCTGACAACTGGCCCGCTGAATACCTGCTGGACATGCCCGTGGTCACTGTCCGCGAATGCTTGGGAATTCCCGCCCAATAGCCTCCTCTGGTGGCCTGGTTGGTTTGGTGATCTGGTTTTTAAGGAATAACGGCGATTTCGTTATCAGTCGTCAAGTCCCTCTCCCGACTTGGGAGAGGGATTTAGGGTGAGGGTTTTGATTGAGGCAAGAGGTCTAG of the Limnothrix sp. FACHB-406 genome contains:
- a CDS encoding NAD(P)/FAD-dependent oxidoreductase encodes the protein MTAHSTSPRIVILGGGFGGLYAALRLDRLDWGDHRPEILLADRGDRFVFLPLLYELMTGELQSWEVAPPFAELLAGTQVRFVQGTVEAIDLQQRQVSLSPVFGQPQTLTYDRLVLALGCETPMDWIPGAAEHALPFRSIADAYRLEDRLRALEATDRDKIRVAVVGGGYSGVELACKLADRLQDRGRLRLIEQSDQILRNSPNFNRQAADKALEQRGIWIDWETSVRDIGPDRIMLDYRGRLEDIPVELTIWTVGNRVPELVRGLPLPKNGRDQLLVEPTLQAIDHPEIFALGDIAEMRDANDPQGSPVPSTGQAALQAGDYVGWNLWASLCDRPLLPFRYQHLGEMLALGNTSATLTGLGVQLDGPLAYALRRLVYLYRMPTLEHQIKVGLNWMTKPLLDRLAELNPDQR